A window of the Anoplopoma fimbria isolate UVic2021 breed Golden Eagle Sablefish chromosome 17, Afim_UVic_2022, whole genome shotgun sequence genome harbors these coding sequences:
- the gpr25 gene encoding probable G-protein coupled receptor 25, with protein sequence MDAYTSYPPYYYYSDIENSTDYVFFNLNVTVECPGSPMHGSNIFMPILYYLIFFTGFFGNLFVILVVGSKVGRGGRLVDTFVVNLALADLVFVLTLPLWAISASQSNYWEFGPAGDLLCKLSSYIIAVNRFSNIFFLTCMSVDRYLAVVKLLDSRYLRSSRCIRATCAAVWLGSMVLGIPSLVYRRVEALRGGLSCVEDNNSPFFLGLSLTMALLTFVLPVLIIMLCYGTIVVHLNRHCAANPRAEARRRHSLKMVLCIIVAFVVSWLPFNVFKVIIIGSQLSNVDLSCDFQSWLRNGLPVSCCLAFINSCVNPAIYFFLDHHFRRLAKNLYKTCIGGQKSLQSQNSSASFTNVGTSDSLGRT encoded by the coding sequence ATGGACGCCTACACTAGTTATCCACCTTACTATTACTATAGTGACATTGAGAACTCGACTgactatgtgttttttaatctaaatgtcACAGTAGAATGCCCTGGCTCACCCATGCATGGCTCCAACATATTCATGCCCATACTGTACTACCTCATATTTTTCACAGGCTTTTTTGGCAACCTTTTTGTGATCTTGGTCGTGGGCAGCAAAGTTGGGAGAGGTGGGCGTCTGGTGGACACATTTGTTGTAAACCTGGCCCTGGCTGACCTCGTGTTCGTCCTCACGCTGCCTCTGTGGGCCATCTCCGCCAGCCAGAGCAACTACTGGGAATTTGGGCCAGCTGGGGACCTGCTGTGTAAACTGAGCAGCTATATTATAGCTGTGAACCGCTTCTCCAACATCTTCTTTCTCACCTGCATGAGTGTCGATCGCTACCTGGCCGTGGTGAAGCTGTTGGACTCGAGGTACCTCAGGAGCAGCAGGTGCATCCGTGCCACCTGTGCCGCAGTGTGGTTGGGCTCCATGGTGCTCGGCATCCCATCCCTGGTGTACCGCCGAGTGGAGGCGCTCAGGGGCGGACTCTCCTGCGTGGAGGATAACAACTCACCCTTTTTTCTTGGCCTGAGCCTCACCATGGCGTTGCTCACCTTTGTCCTCCCAGTGCTGATCATCATGCTCTGCTATGGCACCATCGTGGTGCATCTCAACCGCCACTGTGCAGCAAATCCCCGCGCTGAAGCCCGCCGCAGACACTCCCTCAAGATGGTCCTCTGCATCATAGTGGCCTTCGTGGTGTCCTGGCTGCCCTTCAACGTCTTCAAGGTCATCATAATTGGTTCTCAGCTCTCAAACGTTGATCTGAGTTGCGATTTCCAGTCGTGGTTAAGAAACGGGCTCCCCGTCTCGTGCTGCCTGGCCTTCATCAACAGCTGTGTGAATCCAGCCATTTACTTCTTCCTAGACCATCACTTCAGACGACTGGCCAAGAACCTGTACAAGACCTGCATAGGGGGGCAAAAGTCACTGCAGAGCCAAAACTCTTCAGCCTCTTTCACCAATGTTGGCACTTCAGATAGCCTTGGAAGAACTTAG